GGTCTGATGAGCAGCAGTACCCGGTGGAGTATAAAACCGGAAGGGAACCGGTGAAACCGGGAAAAACCGACGGTTACCCGGTTTACACCGGGTCAGTGTTTTGACTGGAAAAAAAGAAACCCACGCGCGTGATAAGAATTTGAGGGCACGACTTTGATCGATTGGTTAAATGCAGTGGGGGCCATAGACGTTTGAATTCACGCAGCTAATTTTGTCTGAAGTTGGAATTAGATTTCTGTAACAGCTGCAAAAGTCTTTcacctttttcaactttttggtATTATCACCATCaaattctctctcttactttatTTTGAAACCCACGGATGCTTGAGTTTTCCTTTTTAATTACCATCTAATTTCACACAACTTTTATTTCCTTTCCCTTTGATTTTTCTTTACCTTCTTGTACCCAAAAGAAATAAAGATGCATGAGTTTTTGCAGGTTCCCATTGATTAACATATTACGTCATGTTGAATTAAATTTGTGagtaatataattttattattattttatgataGTTAACATTTTTTATAGGCCATTTATGATAGTTGATAACATTTGTTATTTTAGTATATTTTGGAATTTTGAATGATGAATATTGTTAATGTTATGTGTTGTTATTTTGTGTCTATTATTTTAGTTCTGTAATTTTGACTATGGTGTGTAATTATAGACATTgcctttttttaattcaatatttacattatatatttatttaaaacaaTACTATTTAATTTATAGCGATAATACCGGTTGGACCACAGTTCAATTACAGTTGAACCAACAAACCTTGAACCAGTACCATCACCAGTTTGATCACCGGTCCGGTCTTAATAACCttggagaaaagagaaaaatatcaGAGAACAAAGGGTCGGCAAAACAACCTATACCGAAACAAACAAAGTTGGGCAAACGCTGAGAGACGTCAAGGGGGACGTCCAAACAGGTGCAAAACAGAGCACCTAACTTCCCAAGCCAAACAGATGCATAACAGAGCACCTAAAAGAAACCAAACCTGACCAACAATGAGAGACGACACAAGAAACGTTGAAACAAGGTCAAAATAGCAAACCCACAAACCAAAAGTCATTAATGAAGGTAACATACTACTTAAATCTTAAAACTGACGTAACACTACTTGGATCCCAAACATCAGAATGAACGAGGTCAAACGGTGATACTGCGGGACTACTAATAATACTAGATGGAAAAGATGCCCTAACATGCTTTCCAAGTTGACATGACTCACACTCCAATGTCTTCAAATGAGAAAGCTTCGGAACCATTCAACCTTTTAAGACTTGGAGTGTGAGTCATGTCAACTTGGAAAGCATGTTAGGGCATCCTTTCCATCAAGTATTAGTAGTCTCACAGTATCACCGTTTGACCTCGTTCATTCTGATGTTTGGGGTCCAAATCGTGTTACGTCAGTTTTAGGATTTAAGTATTATGTTACCTTCATTGATGACTTTTGGTTTGTGGGTCTATTGTTTTGACCATGTTTGGAAGTTTCTTGTGCCGTCTCTCATTGTTGGTCATGTTTGGTTTCTTTTAGGTGCTATGTTATGCATCTGTTTGGTTTGGGAAGTTTAGGTGCTCTGTTTTGCATCTGTTTTGATGTCCCCCTTAACGTCTGTCATCGCTTTCCCAGTTATGTTTGTTTCGGTATAGGTTACTTCACCGACACTTTGTTCTTTggtatttttctcttttctccatAGCTGAAGACCAACCGCAGAAGAAGAGTTTGGTGTCTTATGGCTAATGTTACGTGTGaattgctctgataccatatttgaatatgataaatatttcttgtgtgtattatttattaataaacttAATTGTACAATATATAGATGTAGAAAAGAGATCAAAATTATATCTATCTAAAATCTAAAAGATAGTAATCTACAATAAAAAACTATATCTAAATCCAATCTATttctaaactaaatcttaataataatactcaacaaaacatatattttttttctacatCAGAAGATAACAAAACTTATATTTATGAAATGCATCATATAGTATACATTGGTATTTAGTTGCAATGTTTTCTTGTAGCAAGTTATGTATTTTCCAACATAGCAATGATTTTttgatcaaaaaaaaaaaaacatagcaaTGATTTGTGTGTAtgacaggaaaaaaaaaacctaatagACTTCGCTTTCTCTTCATCCTCCCCCTAAAATTCAATTTTACAGCgcttattttttcagttttaaaacgCTTATGAAGCGCTGTAGAACGTACCGTTGTAGTACTATCCAACGCTTATTTAAAAGCGCTGAAGAACATGAGACATCCTACAGCGCTTATTGTTAAAATGCGCGGTAGTATGTATTCATTCCATAATGCTTTCTTTAAAGAAGCGTTGTAGCATGTATGTGTTCTACAACGCTTTTACACTTCCTTTAAAAAAGCGTTGTATCATGTAAGCATTTTGAAAAGAAGCGTTGTAGAATATACGCATTATATAGCGCTTTCTTTAAAGAAACGCTGTAAAATAACATATCCTTTAAACAAAATTATAGGTAAGCCTACTATATCTAGTTCAACAAACAACCACTATTTACAAAAATGGCAAGTTAGATCCAAATTCAAGTTTAAACATTTAGAGATTGATGATACTATTAAGCACTATATCAATTGTCAAAACACATGTGACAGTTCCAAttcacaaaacaaaactaatcaatatatatatatatatatatatgtatataattgAGTTGCAACATGCACAAAAAGCCTTGAAAGTGATAAAATTAACAAAGGTCGTCAGACATTAGATGTTATCTAATTGATACCTAAAATAAGTAGAAAGCATTGGCAGAAGCATCCCAGGTTTAGTATGTGTTCCTGAATACGAATGATATTTGTACCCATTCTATGAGCAGCTCTATCTAACTGGCCTGCATAAGAAGAGCCAAAAACATCACATCACATGAAGTGTACGCATATATTATTTCTGCTATTGATTAATCTATAAATTATCTCTTATTTGCACAAGTgttaggaaagagaagagaAGCTCAAAAAGTTTCAGCCAGAGCACAAACTGAATCCAAAAGTCAGATCTGAATTAACATTTCACATATAAATGAGATTTAGAAAAAATCTGCCAAGATactcaaaaatcaaaatgaagCTCCTCTGCACCAATAACAAGAGCAGAGTGCTAGCCTAGCAGCAAGCATTCGACAACATCACATTAACAACAGACATGAAGTGAGTTCACACAATGAATATGACAATAATCTAGCATAGAAAATGATAATTCAAACAAGAACTAATAGTTGGGAATTGCAATTCAGAACAAGGGATAAAGCTCaagaataataaattatgtaaaagTATTTTTTGAACTGTGCCCTCTAGTATTTCTTATTTAAAATTCCAAGTATTTTAATAACGAACTAGCCGCTAATTTATTCAAAATTTCGGCAAAGTTACCCTTTTTTTGAGTTCCCTATTATGACAAAAGCCCCTGTTAGAGTACTAATTCACCATACATAACTAATATAACGATTGCTAACATATATAATCCAACATTGGTGCTCAATATCAAGTAAGAACCAAAATTCCAAAACAGAATAACTCTAAACTCTGTTGATGGGAATAGTAAGATATAGTGAAATAATGATTAGGGAAAAGACCAATGTTTTCTTCATTCCAATTAGTGTCTTTGTCCTGTACATCTCTTTGTCTCTGCATGCGGCCTTATTTGTCCTTAGACCAGTTCAGTATTTTCTATCTCTCATGCAGAAAAAATACCACCCCTTTCACCCATTTTGGCCCTCCACACATTGAAAAGCAAGGAAAAGAAATTGCATAATTTGAAGGTACCAGAAtgctgaaaaataaaaacaatagaGGAACTAAAACTCATTGAGAAGAGTCTCAGAAGGAAAATACCATGGTTCACACTTGTGCAAATCAGCATCCGCAATGGCTATAGCATAGAAATAGCTGTCAAGAACCTTCTGTGGGAGGTAGTACTTATGAGCTCTTCATTGGTTGGATGAAACCTGAATCCCTTATCTTTCTTTCTAATACTGCAAATAGAAAATGACCAAGGTGATCAAGTCTACATTGTGTAATGTGTATATTACATTAGCACTCAAGAAGGCTAATACAACTAAAAGAAAGATGAATGCCACCACCCCATGGGTAAAATCATAAGTTATCAATTCCCTTTAAACACTTTGAAGTAAATTACTCCCTATCAGAGGCAGGAATGTCCTCTAATCCAAAGTCATTTGCAATTGGAAAGTGTCACCTAAATGAAATGACTAGCTAGAAACAGGACCAAATTATTTACTTATAGTTCAGTTCATTAACTGTACGGAAATCTCTCGCAGTTTCATAGATAATTATCTATCCCAAAACAGATCAAGAAGTATTACCATTTTGAATATGTACACTCCCATGGAAGCAATGTATGATGGTTTATTTTCAGCCTCTTCTTGTGAAAGGCCCAAAACTGTCGTATCCACTTGCTAAATGATGAAGCAGTATTAGCCATAAATCAAATTCCTGAAACTTATAGTGTCTTCGTAAAATAATAAGCATGAATTACCATTGCTTTcagatcttcttctttggtcttctcATTATAGCAGCTGATAATTGAACTATAATCAACCAACACTTTCTAGTCCCGGAATCAGAACCTATGGCATAGTTTGCCATCAAATCCAGCATAAACAAAATCATAAACGCTTGAGAGGTAAAATGACATATTTCCATAGTggaataaaatttcaaatttgaacGAACCTGAGAGAAGTTGGAATGTACAGAGTTAAATTACCCACATCAATCAATAGCGAGCATTAAGAGCCATAAGCAAGTTGATTCCCCCAGGGAGGTAAGCCATATTGGGAGACTTCGTAAGCATAGCATCTGAAAGTGTTGTAGCAGCTCCTTGCAATTTCCTTCGATTAGTACCTTAGACATGAATAATGATGACAATAAGTAATAGTGATTTTGAATTAAATTGCTCCAAGAAACTATTTGAAAGTTGTAATGATCATCTAATATTTCTTAGCCTTCATATTCATTAAACTAAATAACAAAAACACATAGAAAGGAAGGGGCTAAGGTCACCATCAATTCACCTAATCTTTCATCATTTTTAACTCCTTAGCAGTTGACCAAGCATTGGGGATCATCAATCCTAGTGTTGAATCAAGTTCCATTTTTTATCCATGTTGTCAATCTTCCCGTGGAAGCATCAAGTGAGAGAGGATTGATGATATCTTGGAATTTCAGCTCTACTACATTTAGCTTTTCAATGCTTTCAGATTGAATAGCAACATCACAGGCTTGTAAAGTAGCCCTAAATGCAAAGCTACCATGATGTTAACAAAAAATTTTAGCAATAAAAGGCATTCACACATGCACACAAAGCACAAATTGTTATTTCATTTCGTTTAATTACACTTGAACTCATATTGACAATTTATCGAACACATGGTGAGCACTTAAAAATTCCCTTGGCTCTCGATGGCGCATCTGTGAACAGAACGGTGTGATGATAACAGACTTAGGCTTGGCTCGACGGTGGCGTTGAAGTCTCCGGCGGCGAAGGAGATTTAGAGGTGCTGTGTCGCTCGGATTCTCAGAGAGAGAGCTACCTGAATCCTTGTCGCGCGTCTTTCTCACAGCTCTTGAACACACCGGTGTCATAGTCATTTTAGAAATTCAAATTGGTTTCTGGTTTAAAAATTCATGTTGTGTATTTCagagaaaatataataatatgcATATAATTTACCTATTTGTGACTCAGAAATTAGAAGAACATCAATACATTATGATTCATGAACCACGGTGACTGTTCGGGTAGGGAATATCACTGAGACATGTTTGACTCCATGAAGAGGCAGCAGAATTCTTTCAAAAAGTGCTGCTTctggggagttgggtttggcaccccacctatggggcttggcatcccactttatcaaatacggaatttaaaattccgtattctccctattgaatacggaacttaaaattccgtactgtatttaagcatgcgtgtcacattttcaaccactcattatatactaaaacagatacggaattttattttccgtattgatacggaactttaaattccgtatttaataaagtggggtgcaaagcctaaggggtggggcaccaaactcaattcccCTGCTTCTTCTGTAGCACAGCACATTCCCTACACTTTAAAAAAATCAAGCtttaaatttaatattgaaaaaattatgaaaacttAACTATCAATCTTTATCACCGACTAATATCTCGAGTAACATGACATCTATACCATATTCTATACAACACACTTATCCTACCaacaattataattttttaactgttcaaaaaaaaattattattttcgaAAGTCAACTAGCATGCATCTTGGCTTAATCAAAACTCTAGCACTATTATAATGTGAATGAAGTTCATTTCTGATGAAGTTAACTATTCTCTTAACCTAATTTGCGTCAGTTAATTGTGCAATGCAATAGGAAATCCTGGACCAATTCAAATCATCTCTATTCGTTTATGAAAACACTACTAGACAGAGAATTATAAATTACTGATGCATATATAATTCCATCACAAAATATTGAAAAATCTCATAAAGTATATTAATAGCAAATTAATATAAATCAATTCAAAAAAGACTGTGTGCTAATTAATATCGGAATGGAAATATGTCAGACCGTTCACTTCTATGTATGAATTGAAATAGGTTAGGTCATGAAATTGAGAACATTATACTAACGTGATGTACAAGGAATTTGTATGTGTATGTTTGGATAGCCACCAAACAGGCTTTTATTGACTTTGTAAATCGTGTTCAATTTCCGAATTCCAAAACAGATAACGTGAAAGAGAAAAAAGCTTTATTTACATTCAACCAAACACAACCTATATTGGTTTAAAAATTTTTATCTTTACGTGATGTATACGTTTGTATATtggttttaagtttttttttaacatcaGGTACATGAAGTTTtgaattgatttttaatttttttaaacatgATGTTGTGAAAGTCATTCTTATATTGGTTTAAATATTATAAACAATGCTTTGGTAGTCATGCTCTATGTTAGTTAAAAGAATTCTTGAATAAGATAAAATAAACCAAAGGTGTCAGTATGGGCTGACATAATTGACTTCAGGTTTCGGGTTCAACTTTTATCTCTTCAGAGGTTGATGGTTTGAATTTTGTGAGGTCAGTTAAATTTCAATAGTTAAGCAACTCGAAGATGGTTTCTCTCTGTTATAccattattattactattattttttaaaaggttGTGTCTCTACGAGACTTTACGAGACGGTTCTAAACTTTTTGAAATGAAAGCAAGGCAACGTTTGAGTAAACTGGAAGCACAGGCAACgtattacattgtttttttttttttcttttcgaaaTTAACGTATTACATTGCTACAAGAACGTTGTtgtatgatttaaaaaaaatcactagTATCCTTTTTTATCATTTAACCATTGTACTGTTtctcttcctcttgtaacaaaacaaaaataaaatcagtGTCTTGTTTTATAGTGCTTTTCTACACTATAAATAATTAAACATCATGCTTAGGCTTTGAATTTAAAACACAACTCACATTTGCAAAGGGTGAAAATGCTGTCAAACGTTATAAACCATTAAACTATGAGCCTTTGGTGATATTATGGTTGAAAGTGATTCTTGAAAATGATTCAACTTTAACAGTTTGAGAATTGAAACCCTGAGTCATTGACTCGTGGTAAAacttcttcttatttttccactATAGTATTTGGTGTTTGTAAAATGTCATTTGAATCGGATCATCCATAGTCTATCATATAATTTGGTGTGAGGCAAGTACTGAACATTACTTACATAGTGAAAAAATTCCTAAATCAAAAAAGCGAACTAGATGTAGCCTTTGGTTGATACCAGAATGCATGATAGTGTGAATTTCCTCATCCTTTACTGTTTACTTTCAGCATTTTCATACCTCTATTATTTCATTGCGTTTGATATTAACTCTTgagtaatttattttaattttcaatatatGCCTCTATTACTTCAAGAATTGAGAGTTTGCGATTTTAATTTGACAATATTACTGAAAACTTAATCCACCCTCTTCTCATAGGTTGTTATCTAGTGTTTACATCTACATCTACATACACTTAATGGACAGTTTGAAAAGCACTATTTCTAAGAGAAATTGCATCTTGGCCATTCATTCTTCATTTTGATCCTACGGTAGAGAAATTGCAGCTTTTGTAAACTTATGACTCACCATTGAAGCTTGCATCTTGGCCAttcattctttatttttatcctACGGTAGAGAAATTGCATCTTTTGTTACTCTCCTTCCCCCATTCGATCCACACAGTTCCTGATCACAAATTCAAAAccgtaattttatttttcatgcatTTCATTTTTATGATGGCATAGCTGTTTGATTAGGCACAAAAACCCTCAGGTTCTGGTCCCTTTGGATTTTCCTCCGAGCTAAATCAAATGGGTAGTTTGCAAGTTTTTGATTTGAACATCTTTTTCCCATGAATCTGGTTTCGATTTTGTGCGAGACCCGATCGTGGCGGGTCTTGGCCGGAGCTATCCCTATTCCAATGACCATCTACTGGTAGAGTTATGGGTTCttgattttttatattaaatctcCATCCCAAGCTATCTATAAATACCACCATTCCTTTGTTTGGGGTTGTAGTATCCAAACTTATTTGTGCATTTTCATATTCTGTTGTGTTTTCTTGCTGGTTTTAATTGCTGGTTTTAATGGCTGGAGCGTTGAATCCCCTTCTCTCTGTCTTTGCCTTCTCCACTCTCCTCGTCGTTTCCTTCATCTGGATATTCTCAGGTACTCACCCCATAaccatttttctctcttttcctttcaattcatcattacattcattttttttcgttttttctcTTCTAATTCAATGATATTGACCAGCGATTTTGAGGTTGAAATGAAAAATTCTGCAATTCTGAGATTTCAGTGAAATGTAAATTTTTAAATACATCGATTTTGTGTAATTGAATAACGACCCATTAGTGAAATTAGCTTATTTATCAGAAAAAGATACTTTTTTTAATGTAAACTAGGTCCAGTTTCAAATCCTTCACTTACAATGTCAAAATAGTTCAATGTCAATGATGACAACAAAACTGAATATAGGTCAACTTTTCATTCCATGTTACTTTTTTCCGAATCTTTATTTGCATTTGTCACACATAAGATGAATAGATGAGCACTGAGAAGTGTAGGATTCAAGTTATGTGATGTGTTATGTGTTCCTTCCTTACTTTTTTTTGTTCTCTGGTTAAGAATATATAATGAGGCTAAAATATATGAATGTATGTGTGATTAACTTTGTTCTGTGGTGTGATTTGTTATTCAACACTGTTCTGATCATTTACTATCTAAGTGGGATTGCCATATATTCTGTGGATCTATTCGGCTATTTGTTGTCCTGCT
This is a stretch of genomic DNA from Lotus japonicus ecotype B-129 chromosome 1, LjGifu_v1.2. It encodes these proteins:
- the LOC130727506 gene encoding uncharacterized protein LOC130727506, which encodes MCVRPIKAHQHINTLSTFDFLGRLPENIQMKETTRRVEKAKTERRGFNAPAIKTSN